GGGCTTTGTGTGTTTGTCTTTTAATGGTTACGCAttgcttcttttcttaataatattaGTTTAGTTTATTATAAAAGAGGGTTACTAAATAGATAAAACAGGTTATAAAAGTAATAGAATATATTCTTAGAATCCATGTGCTACTCATTATTTGTTTCCATCATATGCTAACCCATGTTCATCCACGTCatccatatattttaattaatggatTTAATATTTTCGCATATGGTTCAATAATCCTACAATCACATATATTATGAAGATTCgaacataataaataaatttgagcTTATGTGGacgataataaataaattcatcgGGTTGAAACCAAGGCCCAAGAAGGTGGAGGCCCAAGAAGGTGGAGGCCCAAGAAGGTGGAGGCCCAAGAAGATGGAGGCCCAATTCCAccccctttttttgttttatttcttttgctttaaAAATACCCAACAAAACCAAAGATGACATTTCCCCTTCTAAATTATTTGCACGTCCTTATCACTTAAAAGctccaaaacaaaatattaaaatttataataaaatttaatagattttacTACGACTTCCAAACATTTGCTCACGCTTCTATTGAGTCCACGTCATTTAACGTTATTAATGAAAtggtaaatatttattagtcaatttatatacatatatataaaagaatatattaatagtaaatttaaaaatatggtaTTTGTTCTAATAAAGCCATTTGCTCCAAAGTTGATTTAAGTAAATGTGATTAGAAAAGATCTCTATCTATCATCATCCATGTGCCCAAATATgttattcttttactttttaactaaataactatatatatccTTTTTACCATAAAAGAAACACCTCATTCATCAACactattaattatatatatatatatcatactttttataatatatttcacaaaatatgctttaaaaaataagcaCAAGAAATACAATNtttttttttttttttttttttttttttttttttttttttttttttttttttttttttttttttttttttttttttgtaataatccaTGCTTAAGATTTGGACCAGAATTATAATCTCACTATTCTCCTGCATCTATTGCAGCATGGTCATGTTACTTActcttttgttattaaaagtgaagactatcgcacatattaatattcatttcttatgaactttttttattatcttatGTTCAAGATCGCTCTAATACATGGAATCCATCTAATTTTgtgatttttcttctctttcatgAACCGTGGTNaaaaaaaaaaaaaaaaaaaaaaaaaaaaaaaaaaaaaaaaaaaaaaaaaaaagtaaagtgatttgatgaaaaatagagtaaagGTAGGATTTAAAGGGCTTTATAGGAAGGAACacatttttaattgatatgtAAAGGTTGAATGATGACGAAGGaatgaatgttgtttttaacaaaccatttcttttattaaaactactcccaaaattttgttatcaCCAGCCAACCAACACACAAGTTAAAAAcaacttcttttttatttttattttgcttcCTTTCATTGTAGTGCATGCAAGCTCCCCTCTCGTCGATAACGAGTAGCTTGACCAACTACCTTAAACTAGAAGACACCCTAGAGTAGATCAACCTTTTAGACGTTCAACAATAGACCCTTTATATAGTCATGATACTAATGTTGGAGAGGaatgatataaatataaaagttcCTCATGCATAAACCAAAATATGCTCAGCACAACACAACCCATATTCCATATTAACTCTACATTAGAGTGTACATGAAGAATAGGACACTGGGTGAGAtctatctaaaaaaatactaaaaatagaCATGAAGGGCAAATTTAATTaagcaataaaattaaatactgaTTCCATGAAATTAAATGGGTAGGACGGGAGACCTATCTAGATTAAGTTCAAAGAACCTTCAACATTCCAACCATTTTTTCGACTCATCCAAGAATAGtccaaaagaataagaatcttttttaaaataaagggtAAAACTTGGGAATATATATTCTTTCTAATTTAGCaaggtaaaaataaaaggtctaatgaatatatatatatatatatataggcacactttttaaaaaacgaaaaagaagaagaggacgTAAGGAAGGATTTATGACCCTATCGAcaattccttttttattttttatttctttaaaagaattaaatctaataaataCTAATATTCTACCGTTTGTGtaagaaaaggggaaaagaaaaagatggacGAGTTGAGGGCAATAAATCGTTATTAGGTGGGCAAATACATCGGATTCATTAATAAGTTAGCCACGTGCGGAAAGCCAGGTGGCAGCCTCTCAGAGAATGACAATAAATGCAAGTGGTTCCACCAGCGTAGTGATGGGTGAAGAGGGGTCTTTCACAATTCGCACGTTTTGAGTTACCGGCTAAGCCGGTCGTCCTCACTGGATCTCTTCCGGTAAACGCTTCCGATTAATTCAAAAGCATGCTTAAATTCCAATGACGGCCAGGATCCAATAATACgccctctctctttctctcttgcttgctttcgTTTTTGGTGCAGTTGAATTTTCTCTTCAGCGTCTTTGCCCTTCTCTTTGTTTCAGAGTTGGTCGGATTTGAGGTTTCTTCTGGTGTCAACTTTGGTCTGAAATGGAGAGGGATTTTTTAGGTCTCAGCTCCAAGGAGGAGCCATTGGCTAAGGTGAAAGAGGAAATTGACAACGATGGAGCCCAAGGTTTTGGTTATTTTTCCAATTCCATTTTGTTTACCTCAATGAACTTTTACGAACTTTGTCGTTGtttgattcattttatttcttctgttttttaaTTCTCTGTTTATGGCTCGTTGAATCTTGATgtttggaattttcttttatttatagtgTTCTTGATTGGAgatgtttttttgttaagtGGTGGTTGTTTGTGATTGGTCGGTGAAATTTTGTTGGATGACCAAATCCTCTTTAATTTCAGTTTAAATCTGTTTTTCTGCCAAGAAATTTGGGGGCCTTGATGTTTTGAAGTTCCATAATTTCATTTCTAGTTCTTGTTAGTCAAGATAATCTTGTGTTCTAGTCTGGTAATTTCACTGATCTTcacgagttttttttttagggtattCTAAAAGCTCTGGTGTTCCTCCTCCGATGCCTTTCAAGATTTCTGCTGAGGACAAGACTGCGTATCCGGTTGCGGCTGCTTCGGATCAACGTCGAGCAGCCGATGCCCAGGTTTGATATCTGTTCCTcggttttgtttttgatatGTTCTTCCTTCACTCGTTTGCTTTTAGTTGCGGTAGCTCCTAAACTAGAGGTGTATGGCTTGCTTTTGTTTGGGCTGATGTGGTTGTATCTCTTTCTCCGGTTGTATCCTTCACTTTTTCAATCTAGAAAACGTTCAATCTGGATAGGCAAGGTGGCCCTCAAATTTCCCTGGCAGCTTATCCTATGCAATCTGATTTGTATTCGATTCATCGTCCTCACGAAACGAAACTATTTTCCGTTCCAAATCAAGGTATATCTGTTTCATTAGGTAATCCATCCGTGAAGAACCCTTTTGCTCTTCCTGCTCAGATGGCTGGTCCTATCCTCAAACAACCACTTGGAGGAGTCCCGGTTTCAAGCGCTCTGAATTCATTTTTCCCGCCATTTGGATCCATTTCTGGGATCACTGAACCATGGTAACACTCTTGCACTTGTActtttcaacttctttcttAAGCTTTAATGAACATTTGTAGGAAGAACTGAATGTAATTTGGACAGTTTTTTAATCCTCTGTTCAGGAATAGCATGAAACCAACTGGTGGGTCTCCAGCTCAACTGACTATTTTTTATGGTGGTACCGTCAAAGTCTATGATGACATTAGCCCTGAAAGGGTAATTATCATACAAGTTCTCTTTTGAAGTACCATGAGTAAAGGAAGAGCTCTGAGATTGATATCCCTTTTGCAGGCTCAGGCTATAATGTTCTTGGCTGGGGCTGGGGCTTCCATATCCAACATTGCACATCAAAAAGCTCAAGCTCAAGCTCATGGAATGGGTGCAAAAATGGCAGCAGCAAGTGATGGTGCTCCCAAGAACCAACCCGTGAGCACCTTGCCCTGCCCTGCTCTATCTAGCCCCTTGTCTGTTTCTTCTCACACAGGAGCCCAGTCTGGGAGTGGTTCAAGTTGTTCTGATGAGTTGGGAGGAGTTAAAACCAATGGACTTCCCACCACTCCTATCAGCAAAGGAGAGCCTCCAAGAATAGTCAATGCAGTCGGACCTGTTGCTGCTACTGCTATGCTGCCCTCTGGTATGCCAATCGCCAACAAGAGccatcattttttcttctttcattcattgaTGGTGCCTGTTTTAGCTGATGATTCACGAATTAGGTCAAATTAATGTATCAATAACTTAGGATGTTCAATGATTTGGGAGCAAGCATTCTGACGGTATAATTAGTAGGAACTTTCTTGAGTTGCAacttatatttcatttttggttTACTTCTACAGCTGTTCCACAGGCTCGTAAAGCATCCTTAGCTCGGTTCTTAGAAAAGCGCAAGGAAAGGTAAGTCGTTTTATGATATCTTGTCACAAAAAGAACATCAACAAAGAACATATAGAGATCCAAATTGTGGCCCTCTAAATTATTCTGCATTTTGATGTACATATAGGGTCATGAGCTCTGCTCCATACAATCTTAGCAAGAAACATCCCGAGTGTGCTGCAACAGAATCCAACGGTGCAAATTTCTCGAGTCCTATCACGAGCAACAGCGCAAATGTGGCAAGCTGAGAACAACAATCATTTATGATGTAAAACATAGAGAATGATGGTTTTGTAAGTTAAAGATGAAGATGTAAGCTAATGGTTCTTATGGTCTATTATTATGTGAACAGCCTTCAAGAGCCTTGACTACTAAAGTTTTAACAGTTCCAcgtctaaaataatattttgccTATACAAATCTGTTCTAAAGTTTTCAATTAATATCTGTTTCATGATCAACAATCAGATATCATAGAATTCTATTTAGTATAGCATTTGGATGATATGAGACTGTTTATGTGTATTGATAAAGATTTGGTTAGTAGGTATTGATGCTTGAAGAGATAAGATTGATTGAAGAACATGGTGTGGTGTTGGTTTTCTTGCTGTTAATCATCTTGATTCTGTaagcttttgattttgattttgattttgattttgattttgattttgattttgattttgatggggaatcttttgattataaaaacatttgaTCATTTGATTGGTTGATGTTAACTTTTTCGTTTGGTACACTTAAAATGAAAGCACATTTTCCCCACTACTAAGGTAACAACAAAAGGGTTTCGATGTCAAGCCGTTGTGTGGGTTCATCAAAGGAGGAACAGACAGTAAGATATAGGTTTCAATTTCTAGCTATTAatgtttttgtattattttgagAATTACTTTACTTTTCTAAGCCAATTACTTATTAACTTTCCAAAATGCTGTCCAAAGAGAATCAAACGTCTTTTGGTCATAAATATCtgacaaagaaaaagggattTACATGAAAACCTTTCAGACAAACTAAGAGTACAAACATCTCTTTTGCACAAAGTGCAACAAACTCTTGCCTATAACCCAACCTGAAAACGAGCGGGAGATAATAGGAAGAGGCTAGGAAAAATTAGATCCGACTTAGAGAGACGACTTGAGATTCCCACAAGGACAGGTAGTTGGAATTGCAACAATTCAATCTTCATACTGTCAGACTGAGAAGGAAAAAACTCCAAATCAACTACATCCATTCTCGCCTATCCATCTCTTTATTTCACTCATTTGGAACTGAACTTGAAAACCATATTTTGACTCCGACattcaaacaaagaagaaggtCAATAATCTTTGACATTTCCATATTGGCGATGGAACCCGAGAACATGAGCTGAGACCAGAAAACTGCTACTGATTGGTTCTTGAGTGAggataaatcaaataaatgatgaaACAAAGAGTAGAGAGGTCTATCCCCAACCaagcaacaaacaaaaagagaggCGACGGGTAACTCTTTGATTTTCTCCACTTTACTACTGAAGTTGGGATCTCACGCAAGACAAATGGGCTGAACATCAACAATGTTCATTCAGAGGAAGACAGTCTTTCCAAGTAGGGAGACACTTTTGGTCCTCAATTgttggaagggaaaagagTAGTTCCACATTCACTAATCAAGAGAAagatcataagtttataagtaagaacaacactatctccattagtacaagatctttttgaaaaaataaaaaataaaaccataagagtttatgcttaaagtggacaatatcatatcattgtgaagTGCATGGTTCcttcgattaaaaaaaagaaaagtaaatggctttacttttgctTTTTACTTATAAGGATCATCAAAACTTTGGAGTGTTACAATAAGGATCACTCTTTATGATTCAAAATAGACTTTCAGCTTACTGGTGGTATACCCAGACTCCTAGGACTTGCAAAGGGGTATACAATTATACTTGGAGGCATCATGAAACTTAATACAGCTTCCCCTGGACAAGAGTTACCTCTTTTACCTCGCCAACAAATGAATCAGCCTCAACTGATTCCCCTATTGAGCTAGTCAATCGCATCACATCAAGcaaaccaaatcaattcaACATCCAATGAGCAAGAAGAACAACATTGAACATAGTTCAtcctttgggttttccctaaTCTAATGCAAACACTAAAAGACAACTGAAAACAATCAAATCATAGAATAAGTAGAAAAAGAAACACCCAACATCCCAACCCCGAATAACTAATGATTTACTAAGAATTccagtaaataaataagcaaaCAGAACAACAGAGTCCCAAATAATGCCTCAGACCAGAGGATGTAAAACAGAAAATCTTAATCCCCATCCCTCGAACCaaccataaaaattacattCAAGAGTCGCTTATCAGTCTCAAGTTTTAGAAAAGGAATATCAAAATGGAATATAAAACGAGCACAATTTCCATAATATAGCATAAGAAAcgaaattaaaacaaaaagaaaagaaaagaaaagaaaacgaacAGACGCAATGATTTGATTCCCCCTCCATCTCCATTCTCAATCCCGATTCTTCAACCTCTCAATACGCTGGTTCAATTGCTCAACCTTGACAAGCAAATGGGTGACAGAGTACAACAGCCAGTAGAACACAAGCGCCGATGCGATCAAGAGCGCATTCCGCTGGCTCTTCATGATCGATTTCTGGTGGCGAAGGAACTCAGAAGGGGTGCATGAGTCGGATTCACAACTGGGGAGAGTTTCATATTTCCAGTAGATATCCATGAGCAAGAAGAGGCAAAAGGGAACGACGGAGAGGAATGGCTTGAGAAGATTGCGAGTAACAGCAATTAGGCCCTTCCGGAGTCCATCGAGGCCTGGGATGGTGAGGAGGAGGAGCATGATTGCCTCAGCCGCAGCAGCGTAGCCAAGAACGACCCATTCCAATGCCATTGATGATAGATCTGAGCAGAGAATTGGTGGATCAGTGcgttgaaatgaaatgaaatgaatgcTTTTCTTCGAGGCGAAGGAGTTTGATTTGGGTAGCTGTTTGAAGAAAGGTGGAGGGCTCGATGACTTAAGGAAGGGGAAGACTACTGAGACACGTGCCAAGTGTGAATATGGCACGCTCAAatcactttatttatttatttatttatttattattaggcCATTCCGAAGCAACCTTGTATTGGATGGACTAATACTTCATACCATATGATATTTGGGCTCAATCTTAAAGCCCATTTTCAAGCttaagaaagcccaaagaaccATCCAAATAGGCTCCATGGATTATTCCAATGCCAAAAccctaataataataataataataataataataataaacaataataaaaaaggcTGGTAGGTGTAGCCATAGCCAAAGGTGGAAGAATTGATACCCACTAGCTTTTTTGGCTTTAGGGTTTGGGTTTATGCAAGAATAAActccctttccctttcaagcatTGGAATACACACACACCTTTGTTCtaacataaaacccaactcTTTCCTATTCTATTCTCTCCTTCTTTacttttcaaattcctttccatttccattcttcttttcattctttgcACTCGTATCCATATAAAAAACGCtcatacttttttatttaaactaatCGATAAAACATTATAAGACACCCAGCAGAATACTATGTTTTACTGTACATAAGACTGCTTGACATTCATTCCTAATCTTTGTAGACAATTGGCtcatataactatcgggtttgacctaattgaaaaataaaaatttattaagaatatGAGAATAATATAGCTTTATCGTTAAATAAAAAGGGCCCACCAACCATATATCAATTCTATTTGGATCTCATTGggattatataaaaatattaagatctAAGGTCATGGACCATGGTGGATCCCAATATTAAGCTCCTCCATAATTggtttataattataatatcttGAActaaattacttcaaattttagaattctaaataaatatagaaaaatgtGTTCTGACAtctcttctcctcttcttAACTGACAAATAAAGATTAGAAAGATGGACATGTAAGCGAATCAATCATAAAACGGTttgattaatgaaataaatgtttaatttagaAGAAGATAGAACAACAACCCACCAAGGagaatatattctttttcataaaggaaaaaaaaaaatagaaaaaggggATTCaatcaaaaagaaatattctcaatacatatatatatgaatcCCCTTTTGAAGATTAAGTGGTGAGGTGGGTCCGACATGTCGAATAAATAATCATTCTCTCCTTTGTTCATGAACAATCCTTTTACGCCATGCACATACATCACTTCTTTTTATATTACTCTCTCTGGGTTTCTTTTAAACACACacaagaatttaaaagaaCAGACCCAGAAATCTGATCGTTGAATCATCCACATCATTTGCCACCTGGTCGAGATTCAAATACCGAACCAAATCAAGAACaaggttaaattaattgaattggATTGGATGGAATGAATTACCTTTTCGTTTCTCACAGTAATGGCTTAGGAAAGCGAGGAACACAACAATAAACGCAATCCCAGCAATGAGTCCTATTATTACCGCCAAAGTCTTCTCTATCTCCACGTCCGTATTTCTACCgtctttcaaatttcaaatatattaatttatttattggattatattttatatatatatatatatatataaatgcaTGGAAAGACGTGAAAGCAAAAAGAATGGCAATCATCTCATTCACTCAATAATCCAACAATTCACACCTTTTTATATGCACTTAAAAAGTGTAAGAATAAACTAACTGACCAtttccgccgccgccgccgtggGGGCGGATACCGCCATGAGAAAACCTCGCATAGCACTTCCCCAAGAACACATCCCCCCACCCCGCCGCCGCACACTCCGCCTTCAGCCGTCCCACGGCCGTCACCACACAGTCCTGGCACTCTCCAGCATCCAAATCCCCAACGCATTGCGCCACCCCTTGAACATCCCCGGACCCACCCACTCTAAACGGCTGATATCCACCACCGCTGCCATCCGCCGCCGCCAAATACGCTAACACCGCATCCCTTCTAGCCCACCCACCAGAATCATACCCCATCACCGCCCCACACTTCTTCACCACGACCGTCTTGTCCTCCACTCCCAAAAAGCTAACATTGTCGTACTTCACAAAACACCCCTCCAACTGCAACGCGCCACCACACGCGTCTAGACAGATCGAGCCCAGCTGGGCGACAGCGTGGGCCACGCACTTGGCACAGGCCGCGTTTTGGAAGTCGCCCCGGCACTGGAACAGTCCGTACACAGTGTCGCCGTCGCCGGCGCCGGCGACGGTGGAGTTAGTGTATAATGTGAAGGAGGCAGAATTTATAAGAGAGGTGAGGATGGAATTGAGATTTGACTCATAGGTTGAACCGGAAGTGTATTTGGTTTGGGAACAGCCACCGTAGACGAAGGACTCGGCGGTGGTTGTCGCCGAGGACGGCGGCGATAGGGCGGAAGTGACGagaaagaggaggagaaatGAAGGCATTTTTGTGGAGAGGGACAATGCGATGAAGAAGAGAATAGGTTTGGTGTGTGGGTGAAGGCTTTGAATGGGCCTTTTATATTAGGTCATTGGAATGCTCCAATTtaagtttcattttcatactATAATAAAGTCAAGTCATACCCCCTTAATTATCATTTACTCCTCAATATTAAAACAGACCGACCTTTACTTAGAGAGGAGCTGTGGTACCACACTCATCCGTACTCGTAGGTTGACTTCCCTTTGCATCCCAACTAACCTCACAAACGAGCATTTCCCTTATGCATCCAACCCCTTCACTAATTTGAATGGGTTATAAAGATACGTTGatttatactatagatcagaTTCAAAGGACCAAAAACTCAATTTTGCACATACATAGACTCCTTCCCCACTATAAACGATAAGCaagaaaataaggaagaaGTATGTTTCTTAATCGTTGCATATACTAAGAGTCCTCTCACTACCGACCCATTGTCTGATTGGGTCTTGTCCTATCAAGACaattagaaattaatataaaattattaattgaaatgaaagaaatataaattttaatttagtaaaaaaaaaaaacttaaatttgaCTTTGACCGATCTGTTTTGACTAAGCCCAACGAAATTGCCTCCAAAATAAGTAATGTTAATTTGAAATCTTGGTTTATTAGTAACAAAGCTTGAAATAATTGTAGAAATAAACATAGTTCCAAGCATGGGCAGaccaagaaattaaattaaattttatttcttggtCGAAttagtgaaaagaaaatatttaaaatgtttcaaaattcattatttccatttcttgTGATGCCCATTAAATGTATAGACAATCAAatggaaatataaaagaaaaagttacaaaaataaacataaaaaagggAACACATTACTTCAAAAAGTTACCcaagtttcaaaaatttaatttctataacaATGAGAATCTGAATCAAAGCTTGGGAGTGAATGTTGTTTATCCTTCCTTTCACgtaaaattccattttttttaacaaaatcttaatattatttatgtttcattACTAAACCAAATGTTTGAATCTACGACTTGAAAACCAATGACAATATTGTTTAGATggatgtttaaaataaataatttagtgAAATTGTTGAATACGAAGAAAACACACTTTTTAGAAGGATTGGACCAaaaatatttctcatttaaaatcattatgTCGGGAGAATTAGCTTCAAAGTTACTTTAAAAAGAATAGTCAAAAAAGAGATGGCAAAGCAATGGTAGAGTTTTTTTATCCTTGGAGCTTCATTCAcaagtgttaaaaaaaaacgctTTAGAAATATAGAACCAAAcgtcaaaataatttattattaaattactaaaaatgattttattacacattaattagttaaatatttgattggatgattaaataaaaaattttaatttgtatttattagcCTTTGAAAAGAGTGTTCAAAAAAGTTGAAAGCATTTTGAAAGTGAATGTTTTTTCAAATAAGCAATTGAATGTGTGTTTTATCAACTGCTTCTGATGTGaccattcttttatttatttatttattatttttattattattttatgtacaTAACTATGGGTGGGTTGCGTTGAGCCTTGAGTTTTGAtgtgaataatttaattaatgattcATCTATATATAAGATcattattaagttttaattttaaaccttatcttaatattttaccAAATCGAATTTACTAGAGATATTTATGAGGTGGGGATCGAGAAATCTTCTCCATTCCCCTGCTCgtcatttcttttattttctctctctatgaaattcttcatttgtttTACGTAAGTAATTTTCTTCCGCTTATTACtcttttgaataaataaatattttaaaattttcatttttaatataatctttattaaaaagaaatggtaattttttaataaattaatatatttcatattctgacataatttttttgataattaaaaaaatttactaaatctttaatttaaatattataaattaattaatctatttATCAAAACATTGGATCAACTAAGCTTTTGGTTTTAAGTTCATATATGGAGCATTATAGACTTTCGAAATCCAAGTCTAGATAGTGTGTATTGCGAGAATATTAGAGAGTAATTTTTCGAACATGTCTTAAAACGTGAACAGAAAACTAAAATGGTACCTCGCagaaaatcaagagaaaaacattttttttcgtaTGTGTCATAATCATTGAATCTGAATATTTCTCATAAcaatgttgaaaaatattgatcGTAACTCACGTTTTTTTCACCGCGTACTTTGATTGGCTCAATTTGCATttccaaattaaaaacaagtttATTACTGTTGTTCTCAATTTCACACCAAATCAAATCCAACAACAACTTAGCATAAGATTTGTtatcatttcttcttctttgatacTCTGTCTTCCTCCATATGTTGGAATAAGCTTCCATCGTAAACACCCTTCACCGTTTGCTTTGTAAGCAATCCATTATCGTCTTTGCAAAGGATGTACAGAGCTGTCCACTCTGCCCATGCACCAATCCTAACAataccaaaccaaaccaaaccaaaccaataaTTAATGTCTTCTCCAAAATAAACAAGTAAATGTCAGAGTTTGGGAAtgaataagaaacaaaaccaACCATCCCTTGTAGTCCTTCGGCTCTCTATTTGCTTTCAGCATTGCTTTAAGCTCTTTTTCGGTTAAGGCATCCGGATACGTTAGTGCATgctttttgaaaatttcttcaaattttaatgtaacgaacctatcatttaaaatcaagaatataAAGACTAAATCAAACGTCTAAATAACCAAGCTCGAGTCCTAGAAAGCAAAGTTCGATGCCATTATACCTTCCTTCGGAATCATATACACCTGAATCACTTCCATGTTTGGCAAGGTGAATGTTGTTTATCACAATTGGGAATAAAAAGTTGGGACATTTCCCCTGCAAAGTAATgcatcaaaatttatattaatactaTATCCTTCTCTGTCTCTATTCATTTTTGCGAGAATTGTGTTcccatataaattttttttgatctttttatatattaaaaatattagttaaaagaaattaattgtcaattaatttcaaaaaaacataaagggttaatttttttagaaggtaaataaaattcaaaaataaaaatataaggaaggaaaagaaagatcaaCCCAATTAAAGCTAAAGT
This genomic window from Cucurbita pepo subsp. pepo cultivar mu-cu-16 chromosome LG01, ASM280686v2, whole genome shotgun sequence contains:
- the LOC111790398 gene encoding uncharacterized protein LOC111790398 — protein: MALEWVVLGYAAAAEAIMLLLLTIPGLDGLRKGLIAVTRNLLKPFLSVVPFCLFLLMDIYWKYETLPSCESDSCTPSEFLRHQKSIMKSQRNALLIASALVFYWLLYSVTHLLVKVEQLNQRIERLKNRD
- the LOC111789817 gene encoding probable peroxygenase 4, translating into MAELSNLSSSPSEESEKNVLQKHVAFFDRNHDGVVYPWETFKGFRAIGAGLFLSSVSAVFINIGLSSKTRPGKCPNFLFPIVINNIHLAKHGSDSGVYDSEGRFVTLKFEEIFKKHALTYPDALTEKELKAMLKANREPKDYKGWIGAWAEWTALYILCKDDNGLLTKQTVKGVYDGSLFQHMEEDRVSKKKK
- the LOC111790357 gene encoding protein TIFY 6B-like isoform X2; translated protein: MERDFLGLSSKEEPLAKVKEEIDNDGAQGYSKSSGVPPPMPFKISAEDKTAYPVAAASDQRRAADAQMAGPILKQPLGGVPVSSALNSFFPPFGSISGITEPWNSMKPTGGSPAQLTIFYGGTVKVYDDISPERAQAIMFLAGAGASISNIAHQKAQAQAHGMGAKMAAASDGAPKNQPVSTLPCPALSSPLSVSSHTGAQSGSGSSCSDELGGVKTNGLPTTPISKGEPPRIVNAVGPVAATAMLPSAVPQARKASLARFLEKRKERVMSSAPYNLSKKHPECAATESNGANFSSPITSNSANVAS
- the LOC111789920 gene encoding cysteine-rich repeat secretory protein 12-like isoform X1, producing MPSFLLLFLVTSALSPPSSATTTAESFVYGGCSQTKYTSGSTYESNLNSILTSLINSASFTLYTNSTVAGAGDGDTVYGLFQCRGDFQNAACAKCVAHAVAQLGSICLDACGGALQLEGCFVKYDNVSFLGVEDKTVVVKKCGAVMGYDSGGWARRDAVLAYLAAADGSGGGYQPFRVGGSGDVQGVAQCVGDLDAGECQDCVVTAVGRLKAECAAAGWGDVFLGKCYARFSHGGIRPHGGGGGNDGRNTDVEIEKTLAVIIGLIAGIAFIVVFLAFLSHYCEKRKGNSFHPIQFN
- the LOC111790357 gene encoding protein TIFY 6B-like isoform X1; translated protein: MERDFLGLSSKEEPLAKVKEEIDNDGAQGYSKSSGVPPPMPFKISAEDKTAYPVAAASDQRRAADAQKTFNLDRQGGPQISLAAYPMQSDLYSIHRPHETKLFSVPNQGISVSLGNPSVKNPFALPAQMAGPILKQPLGGVPVSSALNSFFPPFGSISGITEPWNSMKPTGGSPAQLTIFYGGTVKVYDDISPERAQAIMFLAGAGASISNIAHQKAQAQAHGMGAKMAAASDGAPKNQPVSTLPCPALSSPLSVSSHTGAQSGSGSSCSDELGGVKTNGLPTTPISKGEPPRIVNAVGPVAATAMLPSAVPQARKASLARFLEKRKERVMSSAPYNLSKKHPECAATESNGANFSSPITSNSANVAS
- the LOC111789920 gene encoding cysteine-rich repeat secretory protein 12-like isoform X2, with amino-acid sequence MPSFLLLFLVTSALSPPSSATTTAESFVYGGCSQTKYTSGSTYESNLNSILTSLINSASFTLYTNSTVAGAGDGDTVYGLFQCRGDFQNAACAKCVAHAVAQLGSICLDACGGALQLEGCFVKYDNVSFLGVEDKTVVVKKCGAVMGYDSGGWARRDAVLAYLAAADGSGGGYQPFRVGGSGDVQGVAQCVGDLDAGECQDCVVTAVGRLKAECAAAGWGDVFLGKCYARFSHGGIRPHGGGGGNDGRNTDVEIEKTLAVIIGLIAGIAFIVVFLAFLSHYCEKRKGGK